Genomic segment of Anaerolineae bacterium:
ACCGGCACCACCTTGGAGACCACGCCTTTGTTCCCATGGCGACCAGCCATCTTGTCGCCCACGGTGATCTTGCGCCGCTGGGCCACCGAAACGCGCACCATCTTCTCCACGCCCACGGGCAACTCGCGGTTTTCCTCCCGGGTGAAGACCTTCACATCCACCACCGTGCCCCGCTCGCCGTGGGGCATCCGCAGGGAGGTATCCTTCACATCCCGCGTCTTCTCGCCGAAGATAGCCCGCAACAGCCGCTCTTCGGGCGTCAGTTCCTTTTCGCCCTTGGGCGTCACCTTGCCCACCAGGATGTCGCCCGGCCCCACCTGGGCACCGATGCGGATGATGCCGTTCTCGTCCAGGTGGCGGATAGCGTCCTCGCCCACATTGGGGATGTCCCTGGTGATCTCCTCCGGCCCCAGGCGGGTATCCCGCGCCTCAACCTCGTACTTCTCGATGTGAATGGAAGTGTAGTAATCCTCCTGCACCAGGCGCTCGGAGATCAGGATGGCGTCCTCAAAGTTGCTGCCTTCCCAGGAAAGGAAGGCCACCACCACATTTTGCCCCAGGGCCAGTTCGCCGTTTTGCGTGGAGGACGAATCGGCCAGCACATCGCCCTTCTTCACCCACTGCCCTCTCACCACCGCCGGGCGTTGGTCCACGCAGGTACTCTGATTGGAGCGCTCAAAGCGGCGCAGGGTATACACCTTTTCCTCGCCGTCGTCGGTGCGCACCACAATGCGCTCGCCTGTGACAGAAATCACCTCGCCGTCCTCCTGGGCGAGCACCACCTGCCCAGAGTCCAGCGCCGCGTACGGCTCCATGCCGGTGGAGACCAGGGGCACCTCCGGGCGCAGCAGAGGGACGGCCTGGGCCTGCATGTTGGAGCCCATCAAGGCGCGGTTGGCGTCGTCGTGCTCCAGGAAGGGAATCAGCGATGCGCTCACGCCCACCACCTGGTAGGGCGCCACATCCATGTATTGGATAAGTTCGGGCCGCGTGAACTGGAAGCCCGAGCGGTAACGGCAGATGATGCTCTCGGCCGCAAACTCGCCGTGCTCGTTGAGCGGCGCGTTGGCCTGGGCGATGTAAAACTTGTCGTCCACATCGGCGGTGAGGTACTCCACCTCATCCGAAACCCAGGGCACGATGGGGAGCATTTGCCCGCCGAAGGTCTCGGCCAAGCGAGCCGCCAGAGCCTCGTCCACCCGCGTGCCCGCCGGGGCGACCAGTTCGTCGGTTTCGGGGTGGCGCACCTCGCCCCGCAACGCCCGGCCCACCAGGCGCGGATCGTTGGCCGCCATGCTGCCGTACACCTTGCGATACGGCGTCTCGATGAAGCCGTACTCGTTCACTCGCGCAAAGGTGGCCAGGCGGCCGATGAGGCCGATGTTAGGCCCTTCCGGCGTCTCGATGGGGCAGATGCGGCCATAGTGCGAGTGGTGCACATCGCGCACATCAAAACCGGCCCGCTCGCGCCGCAAACCGCCAGGCCCCAACGCCGACACGGTGCGCTTGTGGCGCAACTCGGAAAGCGGGTTGGTCTGATCCATGAACTGGGACAACTGACTGGACCCGAAGAACTCCCGCAGCGCCGCCACCACTGGGCGGATGTTGATCAACGAGGCCGGGGTCAGGTTCTCCTGATCCCGAATGGACATGCGCTCCTTGATCACCCGCTCCATGCGGCGCAGGCCGATGCGCAACTTGCTCTTGATCAACTCGTCCACCGTCTTCACCCGGCGGTTCCCCAGGTGGTCCACATCGTCGGGGTCCTCCAGGCCGTTGTTGATGGCGATAAGCCGCTTGATGATGCGCACCAGGTCCCACTTGGTGATGGGGCGGTGGCTCAACGGCACGACGCCGTGCAAATCCAGTTTTTGGTTCATCTTGTAGCGCCCGACCTTCTGCAGGTCGTAGTAGCGCTGGTCGAAGAGTTGCTGCTGCAGGAACTCCCGTGCGTTCTCCAGCGTGGCCGGGTCGCCTGGGCGCACGCGCTTAAAGAACTCGATCAGGGCCGCCTCGGCAATGGTTAGTCCACCGCTCAGGTCCCACTCCGGCTCCTGGCGAATCGTCGCCGCGATGAACATGCGGTCCGGGTTGTTATCCACATCCTCAAACAGAGCCAGCAACTCTTCATCGGAGCCCGTCTTAATAGGAGAGCCCTCCAGGCCATCGTCTACCGCCGCCAACGCGCGAAGGAAGATAGTCACCGGCACTGTGCGCCGGCGGTTGAACTTCAAAATCAGGTAATCGCTCTTCCGCGTCTCGAACTCCATCCACGCGCCCCGGTCGGGGATCAACTTCGCCTGGGCTAAGCGATGCCCGGTGGCGCGATCGATGGGGGCCTCGAAATACACCCCCGGCGAGCGAATCAACTGCGACACCACTACCCGCTCGGTACCGTTGAAAATAAATGTACCCTTCTCCGTCATCTCGGGAAAGTCCCCGAGGAAAATGTCTTGCTTGATCGGCTCCGGCACATCCGGCCCGGCCAGCAACACCGAGACCCACAAGGGCCGCGAGTAGGTCAGATCCCGCTCTAAGCATTCCTCCACCGTGTACTTCGGCTCCCCGAACCAGTACTTGAGCCCCCACTCCTTGGCCTCGGGCGTGTTGCTGGGGAAGTACAAACGCATCCCTTTGTTGTAGGACTCAATCGGCGTGATCTCGTCGAACAATTCGAAAAGCCCCTCTTTCCTAAGGCGCTCGAAGGACTTGATCTGCACCTCGATCAGGTGGGGCAAAGGCAAGTTGACCTGGATGCGCGCGTACGACTTTTTAGGCAAAGCCATGCGTGTCCTCTCCTGAATTAAAAGAAAACTGAACCGCCTGAAGGCAAAGGGATATTATAAAGCCCCCCTCACCAAACCGCAAGGTTTCGCAAAAGGTTGATTTTAAC
This window contains:
- a CDS encoding DNA-directed RNA polymerase subunit beta, with the protein product MALPKKSYARIQVNLPLPHLIEVQIKSFERLRKEGLFELFDEITPIESYNKGMRLYFPSNTPEAKEWGLKYWFGEPKYTVEECLERDLTYSRPLWVSVLLAGPDVPEPIKQDIFLGDFPEMTEKGTFIFNGTERVVVSQLIRSPGVYFEAPIDRATGHRLAQAKLIPDRGAWMEFETRKSDYLILKFNRRRTVPVTIFLRALAAVDDGLEGSPIKTGSDEELLALFEDVDNNPDRMFIAATIRQEPEWDLSGGLTIAEAALIEFFKRVRPGDPATLENAREFLQQQLFDQRYYDLQKVGRYKMNQKLDLHGVVPLSHRPITKWDLVRIIKRLIAINNGLEDPDDVDHLGNRRVKTVDELIKSKLRIGLRRMERVIKERMSIRDQENLTPASLINIRPVVAALREFFGSSQLSQFMDQTNPLSELRHKRTVSALGPGGLRRERAGFDVRDVHHSHYGRICPIETPEGPNIGLIGRLATFARVNEYGFIETPYRKVYGSMAANDPRLVGRALRGEVRHPETDELVAPAGTRVDEALAARLAETFGGQMLPIVPWVSDEVEYLTADVDDKFYIAQANAPLNEHGEFAAESIICRYRSGFQFTRPELIQYMDVAPYQVVGVSASLIPFLEHDDANRALMGSNMQAQAVPLLRPEVPLVSTGMEPYAALDSGQVVLAQEDGEVISVTGERIVVRTDDGEEKVYTLRRFERSNQSTCVDQRPAVVRGQWVKKGDVLADSSSTQNGELALGQNVVVAFLSWEGSNFEDAILISERLVQEDYYTSIHIEKYEVEARDTRLGPEEITRDIPNVGEDAIRHLDENGIIRIGAQVGPGDILVGKVTPKGEKELTPEERLLRAIFGEKTRDVKDTSLRMPHGERGTVVDVKVFTREENRELPVGVEKMVRVSVAQRRKITVGDKMAGRHGNKGVVSKVVPVEDMPCLEDGTPVDIILNPLGVPGRMNIGQVLETHLGWAARQLGFRAVTPVFDGAKEHEVEAELARAWMVDQAWKEVTERAWAWFKEQGYDPEFVRDDEVRALYLEQWLGEKGYDVFRLGNDRIYARRSVLREWLKEKGYDPDKILAFEEASLQGEERDAQDSRAIVAGLRLWLAAQGVDTSDIPDDEVRRKAEEFTAETGLPLPILGKQIVRDGKTGEPFDRPVTVGVMTVLKLYHLVEDKVHARSIGPYSLVTQQPLGGKAQFGGQRFGEMEVWALEAYGAAYTLQEMLTIKSDDVQGRVKTYEAIVKGQPIEEPGLPASFKVLVKELQSLGIAVEAVTPDGVLTFGKEDEKGRTPRVPTSLLALGDDL